One genomic segment of Oenanthe melanoleuca isolate GR-GAL-2019-014 chromosome 5, OMel1.0, whole genome shotgun sequence includes these proteins:
- the TBPL2 gene encoding TATA box-binding protein-like 2: protein MEGASPLERYLESCGGQDDFSTSPHLFTPMSPYDLELPTQTASQLSRSKELLTDFSSVDLSFLPDVTQDNKEQNLSEDGHGTQKELDGSLPSDEDSGALMDESSLSHPGAAQPSPEASDICPPLTPMTPLTPATSASESSGIVPQLQNIVSTVNLACKLDLKNIALHARNAEYNPKRFAAVIMRIREPRTTALIFSSGKMVCTGAKSEEQSRLAARKYARVVQKLGFPAKFLDFKIQNMVGSCDVRFPIRLEGLVLTHQQFSSYEPELFPGLVYRMVKPRIVLLIFVSGKVVLTGAKNRSEIYEAFENIYPILRGFKKPS from the exons atggaGGGCGCGTCGCCGCTGGAGCGGTACCTGGAGAGCTGCGGCGGGCAG GATGACTTCTCCACTAGTCCTCATCTGTTTACTCCTATGAGTCCTTATGATTTAGAACTTCCAACTCAAACAGCTTCCCAGTTAAGTCGGTCCAAGGAGCTCCTTACAGACTTCTCCTCTGTGGATCTCAGCTTTCTCCCAGATGTCACCCAAGAtaacaaagaacaaaacctCTCTGAGGATGGCCATGGAACACAAAAAGAGCTCGATGGGTCACTACCAAGTGATGAGGACAGTGGTGCTCTCATGGATGAAAGCAGCTTGTCACATCCAGGTGCAGCTCAGCCATCTCCTGAAGCATCTGACATCTGTCCTCCCCTGACTCCAATGACTCCACTGACCCCAGCAACATCTGCTTCAGAAAGCTCTGGAATAGTCCCTCAGCTACA GAATATCGTGTCAACTGTAAACTTGGCTTGTAAACTGGATCTGAAGAACATAGCTCTGCATGCCAGAAATGCAGAGTATAACCCAAAG AGGTTTGCTGCTGTGATCATGAGAATCAGGGAACCACGAACAACAGCCCTCATCTTCAGTTCAGGAAAAATGGTCTGCACAGGAgcaaaaag tgaagAGCAGTCGAGGCTGGCAGCCAGGAAATACGCGCGGGTGGTGCAGAAGCTCGGCTTCCCTGCCAAGTTCCTGGACTTCAAGATCCAGAACATGGTGGGGAGCTGTGATGTGAGGTTCCCCATCCGCCTGGAAGGCTTGGTTCTCACCCACCAGCAGTTCAGCAG CTATGAACCTGAACTATTCCCTGGCCTGGTGTATAGGATGGTCAAACCAAGGATAGTGCTGCTTATCTTTGTGTCTGGAAAAGTTGTGCTGACTG GAGCAAAAAACCGTTCTGAAATCTATGAGGCATTTGAGAACATCTACCCCATTTTAAGAGGTTTCAAGAAACCATCGTGA